The genomic segment GATACTCCTCCACAACCTCTTCCTTCGTTCTTGCGAAAAAATGCTCATTGAAATAGTCGATCAAATATTCCTTAATGAAGGCTTGAAAGCCAAAGGCGACCACTTCCTCCACGCCTTCCAGCCGGCTTGTACGGGCGGTCCAGGTCGAGTAGACGAGTTCCGTCCCTTTCGGATACTGGTTTTTGTGGCTGATTTTATAAAAATCGCATAGCAGAGTCGCAGGGTAAGCTGTCTTCGTCGTCATTTTAAACCTCTCCCCATTCAAAAAGTTGTATTTTCTCATGTCCCGCTTCATTCAGCATCGTATTGGTCGTAAACACTTTATCAACGAGCGGCGATTCGAGCAGCTTGCCCTTATGAATCGAAGGCTCGCAGTGCCCTACGAGCAAATAAATTTCCGCCGCGCCCAAGCCTTTAAGCTTCTCCGCACTGCGCATAAACGTTCCCCCGTAGGAGCAAAGATCATCAACGATAATCGCCTTAAAGCCAACGCTTGCCACCTCTCCAACTACATCAAGCCGTTCTATTTCGCCCGTCTGAAAATTCCGCGCCTTAAAGCCGACCAGCTCGTTATAGCCGCGAACTTTGCTGTAGCGCTTCTGCGCCCCGGCATCCGGGAAAAATAAATAGTCGGACGCACGGTCAAAGCCCGTTGCCTCAACGACAAGGTCCAGCAGCTCAATCGTCGGATACCGTGCCGAGCAATTGTTCAGCAGCGCTAGCGTCACATCGGAATGCGGCTCCAGCACCGTCACATGCTCAAATGCCAAGGAGTTGATCAGGCCGCTTACGTATTTCAAGGTAAAAACAGAGGTTCCCTCAATCCGGTCCATCCGGCTGTAGGGCATATAAGCAATCGTCAAGCTCGCCTGCGCCTTCCGGCTGTCCAAATATTGCTTCACGAACATCAGCTTAATCAAGTCGCTGTCATTGTCATATTTAAAAGCAAGCGTATTCTGCTCGGCTATCAATGCCGTAATCGCATCACCATCAACAAGCGTTTCCCCGTTGGGGAACGTTTTGAACACAAGCTCCACGCCATTCAGCTTGATCATCCTGCTCACTCTCCTCGCTGCTTCGTAGTTACCTTCTAAATCTGCCTTTCTGCTCCGTTACACTTTGATACGCTTTGATACGCTCAAATCGTTCTGCTTTCTCTACTCTCACTTCTATCCGTAAATCGACAGCTGCGGCTCTAGCCCTGTAAACCGGTATAGCTGAGCCGGGCGCTGCGAATACTGATTGGAGGACTTTAACGCCCCGGCCGCGTCCACGACTTTCTCAATAATGCCGCTGCGGCTTTGCGTCGAGGTAATTTTCCGAATAAAATTTTGTTCCGCAAAATCCGGCACGACCGCTTGAATGACCTGATACAGCTCGGCAATCGTAAATTCATCCGGCAAAAAAGCTTTCGCTATCGTCGTCGTCAGCATCTTCCGCTGAATTTGAATCCGCGCATCTTGAATCAAGATGCGGTGGTCAAAGGCAAGCGGCAGCTTCAGCGCCTCCTCTACCGAAAACAGCTGCACCTCCGATGCATCGACCGCCGCCTGCCGATTCGCAAGCTGCTGCTCTCCCACGAGTGCAAGAAATGCATGTGAAATCATCCAGCCCCGCGGATCGCGTCCAGGCGCACTATATACGTTAAAATATTCGAGATGGACCTCGCTAACCTGCGTCTCTTCCAATAGCTCACGTCTGGCACATTCCTGCACCGTTTCCGTTTCCAATGTAAAACCGCCCGGCAGCGCCCATTGCCCTTCGAAAGGCCAAATGTTACGCTTGATGAGCAGCACCTGCAGCTCATGATGCGGCAAAGCTTTCTTAACCTTGCTGCGCTGGGTTGAAACAATCGTAAAGATCACGATGTCCGTCGGCGCTCCGTCCGGCGTTCGGTAACGATCCGGCGAATAATTGGATTCATTTTCGATCAAGTGCTTCACTTCCTGTTACGATTTAATTTTCTATTTGATATTATCATTATGACATTATTAAATCATTTGTCAACCCTTTGAATGATTTTAGGCTATTCCTCCCCATTAGTTTATAACGCTACTGACAATCTGTTGTCAGTAGCGTTCTTGTATATTCAACGTATAGTTACGAAAGGGAGGCTCACACTTTCAAAATGGACATAAACAACGACGCTTTTATATTTGAAACACCGCTTATTGAAGGACTGATTCTTCGAAGAAGAAATCGATTTATTATGGAAGTGGCGATCGACGGCATCATTTACGATTGCCACTGCCCTACTACAGGACGCATAGGCAGCATCGTATTCCGCGATATTCCTTGCCTGCTTTCCAAGAGCAAAGACTTGACCAGAAAAACCCTCTACACCGTAGAGGCCATTTCACTCGATTTGCTGTCTGAGCCAAATAAATCTTGGATTGGGATAAATCAAAATGCGGCGAACCGCTATGTGGAACATTTTCTGAAAAATGGCCAGCTCTCTGCTATGGTCAGCAGTGATAGCGTGAAGCGGGAACAAAAGCTCGGCAATTCCAAGCTTGATTTTCTTGTAGGGAATACTTACATCGAGGTCAAGACCCCGCTTACAACTTTACAGGTTGAGAAAAAAGACCATATCACGACCGCAAAAGGAAGTGAGTTCAATTCCTTCGAACGCTTCCTTAAGCACATTGGCGAACTTGAAGCAAGCTTAGCAGAAAATGATAGAGCTATACTGTTCATTTGTTTTATCTATGATAGTCCAGAATTCAGAGGTTCTAAGAACGGCAAATACAGCAGCTATATTAGAGAATCCGTTGAATCTTCTATCAAACGGGGTGTTGAAATCTGGCAGGGTAACTTCAAAATTACGCCTGACGAAGTGAAGCTTATCCGTTATTTCGAAACAACAACAGATATGCTGAACTAATGCGGCTGCTCAAAAAATAATCCTTGCTCGTCATGATGCTAGAAAATAAGGGGGCCGCTGCAAATTGAATAAAACAGAACGTTTGTTATCGATCGTTCTAGAGCTGCAGCGAAATAAGGTGTTGAAGGCTGAAGAACTGGCAGAGATGCTGGAAGTTAGTTCTAGAACGATTTATCGGGATGTTCAAGTGCTGAGTGAATCCGGTGTGCCCATCATCGGTGCAACTGGATTAGGTTATTCTTTGATGAATGGTTATTTTCTGCCGCCAGTGAGTTTTACTGTAGAAGAAGCAGCAGCGCTGTTGATTGGAGCCGAGTTTGTAGAACAGCGCTTTGATCCTGTCTACAGCAGGAGCGCACGCTCTTCACGCGGGAAAATCGAAGCTGTATTAACGGAGCCCATCCGCGATGAAGCGGATCGGATACGCGATAACATCCTTCTTCTTCACAAGGATTATGAACCCGAAATAGGCCATCGAGAGAAGGCTTACGTGGCAGCCATTCGTACTGCCATGCTTGAAGGCAACAAAATCCGCTTTGAATACCACAAACGAGCAGCACAAGCCAATGATAAACATGAAATGCTGCGAACAGTTGCCCCTTACGGGCTCGTACTAGATGAACAAAATGGCTGGCTTTTAGTTGCCCATTGCGACTTGCGGGATGACATTCGCCATTTTCGGGTATCGCGAATTAAAGAGCTTGCCATTACGAATGAAACGTTCCAGCTGCCCAGCAGCTTTCACCTGCACGGCTATCAGCCGAAGGATGACCGCGACGTCAAAGTCCAAGTGCTTTTTAATGTGAGCATCGCAGAGAAAGTGAAAATAGCAAACAACTATTATATGGAGGATGCCCGATTGAACGCCGATGGATATTACGTCACCTTTCGCGTTCGACGGTCTGAGGATTTGCTGTCCTGGCTCCTTGGCTGGGGCGCAGATGCAATAATCATTGAGCCCGAGGCTTTCAAACTCCGCATAAAAAAAGAAATCGAAAACATGATGAAACGTTACTGACAATCTAATGTCAGTAACGTTTTTGTATATTGTAGATAGGCATGAGGTTGCCGTATTTAAAAGGAGGAAAATAAAAAATGAACACCACAAAAGAAACGATATTGGTTACAGGCGCAGGCGGAAATTTAGGGAGATTGGCCGTTCAATGGCTGCTCGAAAATTATGATGGGCCGATTATAGCAGCTACCCGTACCCCAGAAAAACTTTCGGATCTTGCCGACCGCGGGGTTAGCGTACGGCATGCGGACTTCAACCAGGCTGAGACGCTGACCGATGCTTTTGCCGGGGTGCAGCGTCTGCTTTTGGTAAGTACGGATGCGCTTGAAGTGCCAGGTCAGCGAATCACGCAGCATTCGAATGCCATACAAGCTGCCGTTAATGCGGGAGTAAAACATATTGTCTATACATCGTTCTTCAACCCTGAGCCCGGTACAGCGAATTTAACGGCGGGAGACCACTACAGCACGGAAGAGGCTATTAAGAACAGCGGCCTGTCTTATACGATTCTTCGCAGCAATCTGTACGCAGAGAATCTGCTTCAATCCTTGACGCACACGGTCGCCACAGGCCAATACGCCGCTGCTATCGGCGAAGGCAAAATCGCTTATGTGACTCGCAAGGATTGTGCTCATACAGCCGCAGCTGCACTCGCCTCCTCTAACACGGACAAGCACACACGGAATGTAACTGGCCCAGAAGCGCTATCCGGTTATGATATCGCCCAAATATTGAGTGATACCACTAAGAAAAACATTATCTATATTCCACTCGAAACCTCACAGCTCGTTGGCATCTATGAATCGTTTGGCGTTCCGAATGCTGTAGCGCATGCATTAGCTTCCTTCGATACCGCCTCGGCCAGAGGGGAATATGATCAGACGTCAACAACGGTTCAAGAGCTGACTGGTCAAGCTCCTACAAGCTTGAAGCCATTTTTGGACGAGTATTATTGGAAGACGATTACGATCTGCTAAAAGAATAGAACGCAAAAAAGCGGGAGCTGCTTCTTTTCAAGAGCAGCTCCCGCTTTTTTAACCTTCCTCGCTTCATCCTTTAGCATGTGTCGAAATCACACATGCTTGCTTAAGCCTATTATTAAGGCACCGCGGCCTATTCATGTAAATGCTAACTACTGCTCTGCCGCTTCCTAATTTCATTCACGCCCATAATAACCGCAATCAGCTCATAATCTCCGAGCTGGCGGGTTTCGTTCCATAAGCAATAGGCGCCGGATTGCATCCAGCCGCTCGTCTGCGCGAAGCTCGCAATCGTCTCCTCACGGCGGTTCATAATTACATACTCTTTAGAAAACGCTGGCGACTCAATTAAATAAAAGCCGCGCTCGCCCGCATCATACTCAAACCGCTTATTCATGAAGCTCATCCTTGGGCGCAGCACACCTAGCGGAGCGCCGTAGCTGTCGCTGACTTCCCATTTCATTGAGAAAAACCGAAATTTCGCCTCGCACATTTTCGTATCCTTGGCATCATAAACTTCCAGCGAAGTGCTAAACGCACTTTTCAGATTAACCCATCCCGCAGATTCCCCCGTCTCATTCATAATGCCTGTACTGCCGGAACTGAAGAATTTGTCTCTGAAATATAAGGACATGCAGCCTCACTCCCCTTCTACGATGTCATCACCATATACGAAGCGCTCCAGCAGCAGCAGTTTCTCCTCATTCAGCTCTCCTGAATTATCAAAATCCAGCACCGAAGAGGCTGGAATCGGCCAATTCAGCTTGCGCGGTCCCAGCGAGCGGCTGAAGGCTTCCCAATTGCCAAGCTTCCACTCATCAAGCTCCAAGCCCCGTTCCTGTATCCGGGTGCGATGCAGCTCCTGATCCCGCAGGGAGACGAGTACGACCCGCACAGCTACATCACGCAGGCTTGCACCGATGGCCGACAGCTCCTGCTCAATCCAAAGCGGATCAGCAGTTTCCTTCGTGAAGGGGCCGATGACGAGCGCGTCCGTGCCAATCGCTACATTTTCCAAAGCTGCATCCATCGTAATCCGGTAGCCGAGATCGCGGCAGCGCACCTTATACAGCTCCGAATCACGGTCCTTCGGATCAAGCCCCGACGCCGTCATAATTGCCTCGGCCGCCGGACGCAGCAGCGTATCCATATCAAAAATCGCAGCGCCCTTGCGCCGTGCCAGCGCCTTGGCCAGCGTCGTCTTGCCCGCTCCCGCCCCGCCTAGAAAAAATACTAATTTTCGCATATGATTCGCCCCCACACTCTAATGATCATTACCCGCAAACCTGAACCAATGAACACGTTATCAACTCTATCTCTCTACTATAAACCATTTTCTAGCTTGCCTGTAAAAAATAAACCGCTCAGCAGCTGTTATCCCCAGCTGCCCTCATACGCAAAAACCTCCAAAGCTGCGCGAATAGGCAGCCTTGAAGGTTTTTATGCTTGGAATCTCGTTTACTTCGAATTTCCGAGATCGATGAGTTCAGCCTTAATCAGCATGCGCTGAACGATAGCTGCCGTTTCCGCTCTAGTTATGTTGCTTGCTGGCTTCAAACCAGCATCTCTGCCTTGAACCAAGCCGCTGTTTATTGTCGCAGCTACAGCCTGCTTCGCCCAAGCATCTACAGCCGCCCCATCTGTAAACGAAGCAAGTGCAGACGCTGCCTCAGCTTCGCTCACCGTAGTGTTCAAGCCCGTAAGCTTCATCGCCCTCTCAAGCATAACCATCGCTTCTTGGCGTGTAATCGTCTTGTTTGGACGGAATGCTCCGTCTTCATAGCCTTTAATAATCCCGTATTCCTGCGCTTTAGCTACTGCGCCCATGAACCAGTCGCTGGACTTCACATCATGGAAGGCCGTAGTTTTTCCGTTTTCAGCCAATCCCAGCGCCCGAACGATAATCGCCGAGAACTCCGAGCGCGTAATAGCTGCATTCGGATTAAAATGCGTATCGTCGATGCCTTTCACAATAATACGCGAACCCATGTCGTTTACCGCGTCTTTGGACCAATGCCCTTCCACATCCGCGAACGTAATGGGATTCCAGATCAAAGTATAAATGCTGTTCGTCAAACTGCTAACGACCGCATAATAGTTTTTATCATGCTGCGTAACGTACGTCGGCACATGATAAACCGTTCCGTCCTCCAGAAGCACCGTTGCCGTTGTAATCTTGCTCAGGTCTATTCCAGCTGGCAGCGGGATTTCCCGTTGAACATACGAGCTAAACTTGTCTACAACTACGGTTTTGCCATTGTATGAAGCGGTAACCGTAAAATCAATTGGCGGAAGCACCACGCTAAACCCGTCTTTACCCGCCGTATTTTTAACTAGCTCGACGCTTGCATCATTGCTCTTGGCAATGTCCACTTGTACGATGATATCCGTTAGCTTCACTTGAACGCCAAGCAGCGATGACAGGCTGTCGATTGCAATTTCTGCCGCAGGCAGCTTGTAGTTCCCGTTAATCGTCCGAACTTCCAAAATAGCCTCATTGTTTTCCATCGCTTTCACGGCATCCCCAGTCAATACCGTGGATACTTTATCCGCGCTCACGCTCGCAACAGGAATAATGATGGTCGAATTACCGCCCTCTTTGGCGAGCTGTGCTGTCAGCTTGTTCGTATCCACCGTTGCCGTCAGAACACTTTTTCCATCTTGTTTCTTCGTGTTCCCCGTAGCAATCTGATCGTACTCCTTGCCGTTCACGATTACTCGGAAACCTTCCAGCGCCACTTGTCCGCCAGTTGCTGAAGAGCCAGACGAGCCATTGCCTCCGCTGGAGGAATCACCGCCCGAGCCTTGCGAGCTTGTTCTCGGCGTGGCACTCGCTTCATTGGAATAGCCGCCTATTCCTTCTTCGTTATTCGCCTTAACCTTAAAGTAATAAGTTGTTCCGTTGCTCAGTCCAGTTACAGTGAAATTCTCACTGCTTACAACTGCAACGGGAACGGACCCGTAATCACCAGCCACGGTTGACTGATAAACACTGTAAGAAACCGATCCCTGTACGCCAGTCCAGTTCAGCGTCACCGTTCCATTGCCGGCTGTCGCTATAAGCGCGGTTGGCGCAGAGGTTCCCGGCGCATTCACCGTTACGGTGCTCGTTGCCGTCTT from the Paenibacillus sp. BIHB 4019 genome contains:
- a CDS encoding ribose-phosphate pyrophosphokinase — protein: MIKLNGVELVFKTFPNGETLVDGDAITALIAEQNTLAFKYDNDSDLIKLMFVKQYLDSRKAQASLTIAYMPYSRMDRIEGTSVFTLKYVSGLINSLAFEHVTVLEPHSDVTLALLNNCSARYPTIELLDLVVEATGFDRASDYLFFPDAGAQKRYSKVRGYNELVGFKARNFQTGEIERLDVVGEVASVGFKAIIVDDLCSYGGTFMRSAEKLKGLGAAEIYLLVGHCEPSIHKGKLLESPLVDKVFTTNTMLNEAGHEKIQLFEWGEV
- a CDS encoding NUDIX domain-containing protein, translating into MKHLIENESNYSPDRYRTPDGAPTDIVIFTIVSTQRSKVKKALPHHELQVLLIKRNIWPFEGQWALPGGFTLETETVQECARRELLEETQVSEVHLEYFNVYSAPGRDPRGWMISHAFLALVGEQQLANRQAAVDASEVQLFSVEEALKLPLAFDHRILIQDARIQIQRKMLTTTIAKAFLPDEFTIAELYQVIQAVVPDFAEQNFIRKITSTQSRSGIIEKVVDAAGALKSSNQYSQRPAQLYRFTGLEPQLSIYG
- a CDS encoding DNA/RNA nuclease SfsA; translated protein: MDINNDAFIFETPLIEGLILRRRNRFIMEVAIDGIIYDCHCPTTGRIGSIVFRDIPCLLSKSKDLTRKTLYTVEAISLDLLSEPNKSWIGINQNAANRYVEHFLKNGQLSAMVSSDSVKREQKLGNSKLDFLVGNTYIEVKTPLTTLQVEKKDHITTAKGSEFNSFERFLKHIGELEASLAENDRAILFICFIYDSPEFRGSKNGKYSSYIRESVESSIKRGVEIWQGNFKITPDEVKLIRYFETTTDMLN
- a CDS encoding YafY family protein, which gives rise to MNKTERLLSIVLELQRNKVLKAEELAEMLEVSSRTIYRDVQVLSESGVPIIGATGLGYSLMNGYFLPPVSFTVEEAAALLIGAEFVEQRFDPVYSRSARSSRGKIEAVLTEPIRDEADRIRDNILLLHKDYEPEIGHREKAYVAAIRTAMLEGNKIRFEYHKRAAQANDKHEMLRTVAPYGLVLDEQNGWLLVAHCDLRDDIRHFRVSRIKELAITNETFQLPSSFHLHGYQPKDDRDVKVQVLFNVSIAEKVKIANNYYMEDARLNADGYYVTFRVRRSEDLLSWLLGWGADAIIIEPEAFKLRIKKEIENMMKRY
- a CDS encoding SDR family oxidoreductase, which translates into the protein MNTTKETILVTGAGGNLGRLAVQWLLENYDGPIIAATRTPEKLSDLADRGVSVRHADFNQAETLTDAFAGVQRLLLVSTDALEVPGQRITQHSNAIQAAVNAGVKHIVYTSFFNPEPGTANLTAGDHYSTEEAIKNSGLSYTILRSNLYAENLLQSLTHTVATGQYAAAIGEGKIAYVTRKDCAHTAAAALASSNTDKHTRNVTGPEALSGYDIAQILSDTTKKNIIYIPLETSQLVGIYESFGVPNAVAHALASFDTASARGEYDQTSTTVQELTGQAPTSLKPFLDEYYWKTITIC
- a CDS encoding AAA family ATPase — protein: MRKLVFFLGGAGAGKTTLAKALARRKGAAIFDMDTLLRPAAEAIMTASGLDPKDRDSELYKVRCRDLGYRITMDAALENVAIGTDALVIGPFTKETADPLWIEQELSAIGASLRDVAVRVVLVSLRDQELHRTRIQERGLELDEWKLGNWEAFSRSLGPRKLNWPIPASSVLDFDNSGELNEEKLLLLERFVYGDDIVEGE